The genomic segment CATGAATGTGCACCACAAATCTTCCGCATCGTGTTCATCTTCATTATTCTCACCTGACACCCGCAAATCAAATTATCCTCCAGGCAGGTTTATTGGCGACAAATTCAATTGAATAATTGACAAACGAATGGTTTGATGCTAGTTTAGTTTTAGGTTAAGCGCTTATTCTTTCCTGATCTAATTATCAAAGGAGAGTTGCGTATGGTGAATGAATTGAGCAGATTTGCAAAACCAGTTTTGTTGAGTGTTTTTTGCCTTTTCATTATTTTGTCTTATTTTTCTTTTTCGCCAAAAACCGTACAGGCTGCGACAGATGCCGAATTGGCAGCTTATTGGGCCCCCGATTTTTATCAGGATGTCAACGACACATACGGTTATCGGGCCGATTTCATCACGAACTTCGATTATGATGGGGATTGGAGGGGCAACAACAACTGGGATAACCTTGATAGTTATGCGCTTCATTCGTATATTTATTATTCTGTTGTAGAGACTGAGACCCACTATTTCATCGTTTATACTGATTACCATGCCCGTGACGACGGACCTTTGTCAGTGGATAAACACGAGAACGATATGGAAGGCTGTATGGTTGTAGTCCGCAAGGATGGCAGCGCTTACGGTTCCTTTCAATTGTTGGAGACCCTGTCACACAACGAATATTATCAATACACCAATGATCCGTCGATCTCATCGGGTTCGGACAATGTTGACGGCGGAGTGCTGATGAGGGGAACCCATCCAAAAGTATTTATTCAGGCCAACGGCCTTAGTCCCACCGGCGGACACGGAAATCTGGGCTATGATGGCAGCAGCGCGCCAGGCGGAGATGGCATCGTGTATCAGTATGGAGGTGTCGCCGATGTGGTCACAGACGCCACCGGGGATTATACCCACGTTTACCGATATGATCTGAAATCGATCGATGAGTTTTGGAACCGCAGAAACGATATCGGCGATGGCCATACTTTTGGGGCATGGGGTGCGCTGGACGGCGACAATTATGAAGCTGATTCAGCCAAACTTCCTTGGGCATGGGACGATTCAACCGACGGACCAACGTTTAAAGGAGATTTTGGCGCCGATCCTGCACATTTGGTCGATACACATTTGAATGGACTGGGAAATTTCTCGCATGTTTATGTAAAAAACTCTTATTATACACACCGATTGCAAATTTCTTCCGTGGCAAGTCTGAACGACCGCGATCCGTTTGGAAACGGCAGCGATATTTTCGTCAAGTTCCGGGCAAACGGCTCATTTGTTAGTGACGACAGACTGTGGAAGAAAAATGACGCGGCAGAAAATGTGGTATACAACGTATCCTGGGGTTCCGCCGATGCCACTTTCGGAGGGCAGTACAGTTCATTGTATAATGATCGATATGTCGCCGAGCCGCCAAACTCTCCCATGAATATCGAAATATACGACTCTGACAGCACCAGCGGGGATGAGCTCATGGGGACGTTCAACTCCGCGCCCGCTGTAGGCGACACGGTTACCTGGACGAACGCGGTGAATGGCGATGCACAAATCACTGCGACGATTCAGGCTGTACGCTAGGCCGGAAATAAAAATCATAAACGAAAACCAGTTGAGATTGTTTTAATAAAGTATTGTTTTTATGGGTAGAACAAAGTAAAATTGGGATAAGCGCTTAACCTGCATTTAATTTTTATTCATTGCCGGAGGTAATTATGGAGAAAATTCGGTTGACGATGGCTCAGGCACTTCTGAAATTTTTGGACCAACAATATGTCTCGATCGATGGTGTCGAGATTAAATTCGTTAAAGGAATAATGGGCATATTCGGACACGGCAATGTGACGGGAATTGGCGAAGCGCTGGAACGCGGCGGAAGCAATTTGGTATTTATACAAGGCAAAAATGAGCAAGGCATGGTGCATGCCGCAACCGCTTTCGCCAAACAAAATAACCGCACGCAAATTTTTGCCTGCACATCGTCCATAGGTCCCGGAGCTCTTAATATGGTAACCGCTGCCGCAACGGCAACCGTGAATCGAATTCCGGTATTAATTCTCCCCGGAGATATTTTCGCAACCAGACAACCGGACCCGGTGCTGCAGCAAATGGAAATTGGCAGCGATTATACGGTGTCGGCAAATGACGCCTTTAAAGCGGTAAGCAAATATTGGGACCGTATTTCGCGTCCAGAACAATTAATGACAGCGGCATTGCAAGCGATGCGGGTGCTAACGGACCCCGCGGAAATGGGCGCCGTCACTTTAGCTTTGCCACAGGATGTCCAAGCGGAAGCGTATGATTATCCGGCGGATTTTTTCGCCAAGCGTATCCATTATATGGATCGCCGCTCTCCATCCCCTGATGCAATTAAAAGGGCGGCAGCATTATTTGCCGGCAAAAAAAGGCCGCTCATTATCTCCGGTGGCGGCGTGCATTACTCTTCAGCAACAGGCGAGTTGGCAAAATTCGCGGAAGCGTTTCATATACCGGTTGCCGAAACGCAAGCGGGCAAAAGCTCATTGCCCTGGAACCATCCGTTAAATGTCGGCGGCATTGGCGTAACGGGAACGCTCCCGGCAAATAAGCTCGCAAGAGATGCTGATTTGATTATTGGCGTCGGTACGCGCTATTCGGACTTTACAACCTCTTCCAAGTCGGCATTTGCAAATCCGCATGTACAGTTCGTCAACTTGAACATTAACAGCCTGGACTCGGAAAAAATGGAGGGCGCGGCCATTATCGCCGATGCCAAAACTGGATTGAACGCTTTGCGGGAAGCATTGTTGGCGGCCCGTTACCATAGCGGCTATGCCGAAAATGAAATAGCCGACCTCAAAAAAGAGTGGGATCAAGAGGTCGACCGTCTATATGAATGGGATTGTCCGGAAGGGCTGGCCCAAACCCGCGCAGTCGGCGTTATCAATCAAACCATTGACCCCGCCGCTGTGATCGTAAATGCGGCTGGAAGCCTTCCCGGCGATTTGCACAGGTTATGGAGGGCGCAGGCGCCAAAAACATATCATATGGAGTACGGTTTTTCGTGCATGGGTTACGAAGTGAGCGGGGCATTTGGCATTACGTATGCGGAGCCTGAGCGGGAAATATATGCATTTGTCGGAGATGGAAGCTACTTGATGCTGCATTCCGAATTGCTGACAAGCTTGCAAGAAGGCAGAAAAATCACTGTTTTGCTTTTTAATAACCACGGCTATCAATGTATTCATAACTTGCAAAAAGAACATGGCAGCGATGGGTTCGGCAACGAATTTCGCTTCCGGGATGCGGCAACGGGGCACCTATCCGGGGAGTATCTGCCGATTGATTTTGCCGCGCACGCCCAAAGCCTTGGAGCGAAGGCATACAAGGCCCGCACGGCTGAGGAACTGCGCGACGCCATCATGAAAGCGAAAGCGGAAAAAATCACCACTTTGATCGAGATCGCGGTTGTGCCCGGCACGAATACGGCCGGCTATGAATCGTGGTGGCGCGTAGGCGTTCCGGAAGTTTCCGCAAGCGAAAAAGTATTGGCGGCGCACGATGCAATGCAGCGGCAGATGCAAGCGGCAAAATCATATTAAAGGCTTGATAGGAGGGACATAAACAAGATGAAATTGCCGTTTAAGCTTGGCGCGCATCCGATTAACTGGGTTGGCGAAGATGTGAAAGAACACGGTTCCGATACGCCTTTTGCAAAGATTGTGGATGATATGCAGGCGTTAGGGTTGGCAGGCACTGAAATGGGGCGCAAATTCCCGACTGATATTGACGTGCTGAAACGGGAATTGGCAAAACGCGGCTTAAAGCTTGTTTCCCAATGGAAATCGGTATTGCTTTCCGATCCCGCGTTTCGGGAAAAAGAGTTGCAGGCATACCGGAAACATGCGGAATTTTTGCAAAAGATGGGCGCGGAAGTCATCAGCACTTGCGAAATCGGCGGTTCGTTGCATTTTGATCCGCGCCGAACCCCGCATGAAAAGGAAGTAATCAGACTGGACGATGCGGGATGGAAATGCTTGGCGGAAGGCCTTAACGCCGCCGGCGCGATTGCTAAAGAGTACGGGCTTAAATTAACCTATCATCACCACGGCGGGACCGTTGTCGAGCGACCGGAAGAGATTGACCGCTTAATGGAATTAACTGATCCCAACCTCGTATACCTGCTTTTTGATACCGGTCATGCTTATTACGGCGGAGCG from the Bacilli bacterium genome contains:
- the iolD gene encoding 3D-(3,5/4)-trihydroxycyclohexane-1,2-dione acylhydrolase (decyclizing), with the translated sequence MEKIRLTMAQALLKFLDQQYVSIDGVEIKFVKGIMGIFGHGNVTGIGEALERGGSNLVFIQGKNEQGMVHAATAFAKQNNRTQIFACTSSIGPGALNMVTAAATATVNRIPVLILPGDIFATRQPDPVLQQMEIGSDYTVSANDAFKAVSKYWDRISRPEQLMTAALQAMRVLTDPAEMGAVTLALPQDVQAEAYDYPADFFAKRIHYMDRRSPSPDAIKRAAALFAGKKRPLIISGGGVHYSSATGELAKFAEAFHIPVAETQAGKSSLPWNHPLNVGGIGVTGTLPANKLARDADLIIGVGTRYSDFTTSSKSAFANPHVQFVNLNINSLDSEKMEGAAIIADAKTGLNALREALLAARYHSGYAENEIADLKKEWDQEVDRLYEWDCPEGLAQTRAVGVINQTIDPAAVIVNAAGSLPGDLHRLWRAQAPKTYHMEYGFSCMGYEVSGAFGITYAEPEREIYAFVGDGSYLMLHSELLTSLQEGRKITVLLFNNHGYQCIHNLQKEHGSDGFGNEFRFRDAATGHLSGEYLPIDFAAHAQSLGAKAYKARTAEELRDAIMKAKAEKITTLIEIAVVPGTNTAGYESWWRVGVPEVSASEKVLAAHDAMQRQMQAAKSY
- the iolE gene encoding myo-inosose-2 dehydratase; this encodes MKLPFKLGAHPINWVGEDVKEHGSDTPFAKIVDDMQALGLAGTEMGRKFPTDIDVLKRELAKRGLKLVSQWKSVLLSDPAFREKELQAYRKHAEFLQKMGAEVISTCEIGGSLHFDPRRTPHEKEVIRLDDAGWKCLAEGLNAAGAIAKEYGLKLTYHHHGGTVVERPEEIDRLMELTDPNLVYLLFDTGHAYYGGADPYTILEKYYDRIAYIHLKDIRKSVLERARARHADFITCIRDGVFTVPGDGDLDFAPIISELVRRGYNGWAMLEGEQDPALHPPFRYAKRAIQYLEEISTKEGE